Proteins encoded in a region of the Plasmodium cynomolgi strain B DNA, scaffold: 1495, whole genome shotgun sequence genome:
- a CDS encoding hypothetical protein (putative): protein MSYSNICPKELLQHMISVDRENTLLRKLRDYTYYIEDDDVENMDVLYHLYSNYKEMNKIIKTDIPNEESFMKYANNCADKYKELEKKCVKPSKHFCKALYAFKKKYDDIDLKNPKLEDWEKKKLPSLSKSENAE, encoded by the coding sequence ATGAGTTATTCTAATATTTGTCCAAAAGAACTTCTTCAACATATGATATCTGTGGATAGAGAAAACACATTATTGCGTAAATTAAGGGATTATACGTATTATATTGAAGATGatgatgtagaaaatatGGATGTGCTATATCATTTATACAGTAACtataaagaaatgaataaaataatcaaaacCGATATACCAAATGAAGAATCCTTTATGAAGTACGCTAATAATTGTGCTGATAAATACAAggaacttgaaaaaaaatgtgttaaacCATCgaaacatttttgtaaagcaCTTTAtgccttcaaaaaaaaatatgatgatattgatttaaaaaatcccAAATTAGAAGactgggaaaagaaaaagttacCATCATTAAGTAAATCTGAAAATGCTGAA